The Phycisphaeraceae bacterium genome includes the window TCCTGGCGCGCGAGAAGATCGCCAAGGTCGAGATGGTCGTGTCCCCTCGCGTCGCGGGCGAATTGCTCAGCGCCGGGCGTCATCGCCTCTCGCGCATGGAGCGCATCTCGGGCAAGCAGGTGCTGGTGCGCGTCAGCAACAACATCGGCCTCGACGAGCTGCAGTTCTTCGTCTACGACCACATGGGCGCCGACCTCGAACTCGACCGCCTGCCGGCGCTGCGCCCCCCCGAGACGCTCGAGCCCTACACCGACACGGTCAAGGCCGGCGCCGAGTGGATGCTCGACCCGCTCGAAGAGGCCGCCGAGCTCGCCCGCCTCGAGGCGGACGCCGAGCACAAGGCGCTCGACGAGATGCGCCAGATGGAGCTCACCGCCGCCGAGGGCCCCATCGCCGGCATCGACGAGATGCCCTCCGAAGAGGGCGAGGGCGGCAAGAAGAAGCGCCGACGCCGCCGGCGTCGCAAGGGCAAGGGCGCCGACGCCGAGCAAGGCGCGCCCCAGCAGCGCCAGCAGCCCGGCTCGCAGCGCGACGAGGACGAGGACGACGACGACTCGGACGAACCCGCCGATCGCGAGCAGGGCGCCCAGGAAGGCGGCGCGCCCTCCGGCGAGGGCGGCAAGAAGAAGCGCCGACGCCGCCGGCGTCGCAAGGGCAAGTCGGGCGTCGGCCCCGACGGCGCGCCGTTCGAGGGCGACGAGCCCCGGCGCGACGAGACGCCGCACGTCGAGCCCAAGCCCGGCTCGCGCGACGATCACGACGGCGACGACGACGAGCCCGAGTCCCGCGAACCGGGCGAGAGCGCCGGCGTTGGTCCGAAGAAGAAGCGCCGTCGCCGCGGCAAGAAGGCCGCGTCGCCCAGCGCCGTCGTCGAGATCAACGCGACGCCCCGTCCGGCGCCGGCGGCCAAGCCCGCGCCGGCCCCAGCGCCGGCCCCGGTCGCGAAAGCGCCCGTGAAGAAGGCGCCTCGCACCCTCTACGCCAGCCACCGCAAGGTGAAGCCCTCCGAGGTCCCGCAGCGCGAGGATTGACGACCCGCGCCCTTTCGTGACGAAAGAGTGCTTTGCACCATGGCCCGTGCGACACGCGTGATTGTGTTGGGTTCGACCGGCTCCATCGGGCGTCAGACGCTCGAAGTGGTGTCGTCGCTCAACCGGCTCGCCTTCGAGGATCGCTTCCCCCGGCGCGTCGAGATCGTCGGCCTCGCCGCCGGCAACGACCTGAACCTGCTCGCCGAGCAGGCCGCGGCCCACGGGGTGGGCGATGTCGCCATCGCGCGCGACGACGATCAGGCGAAGGACCGGCTCGACCCCTTCCGCGCCCGCCACGGCGCCGACGCCGCCGAACGCCTCGTGCGCGAGGTCGACTGCGACATCGTCGTCTCGGCGATCGTCGGCTTCGCCGGGCTGCGCGCGACGCTCGCCGCCGTCGAGAAGGGCGCGCATGTCGCGCTGGCCAACAAAGAGACGCTCGTCGCCGCCGGCAGCGTGGTCACCGACGCGGCCCGACGCTCGGGCGCGCGGCTGCTCCCGGTCGACAGCGAGCACTCCGGCGTGTGGCAGTGCCTGATGGGCGTGCCTTTCGACACCCCTCCCGCGAGCGGGAGGGGGCAGGGGGAGGGCCTCGTCCCACCCTGCGCGCTGCCCGAGGCCGTGTCGCGCGTCACGCTCACCGCGTCGGGCGGCGCGCTGCGCGACTGGCCCCTCGAGAAACTCGAGCTCGCGACGGCGAAGGACGCGCTCGCGCACCCCACCTGGGCCATGGGGCCCAAGGTCACCATCGACTGCGCCTCGCTCATGAACAAGGCGTTCGAACTCATCGAGGCGCACTGGCTCTTCGGGCTGCGCTCCGACCGGCTGGGCGCGATCCTGCACCCTCAGTCGATCGTGCACGCGATGGTGGAGACCGCCGACGGCTCGGTGCTGGCGCAGATGGGCTCGCCCGACATGCGCACGCCCATCCAGATCGCGCTGACCTGGCCCGACCGCGCGCCCGTCGCGCACACGCCCCTCGACCTGGCGAAACTCTCGACGCTGGAGTTCCGCCCCATCGACGAGCGCCGCTACCCGGCCTACGCCCTCGCGCGCGAGGTCATGGACGCCCCCGAGGACAAGGGCACGCTGGGCGCGATCATGAACGCCGCTAACGAAGAGGCCGTCGCGGCGTTCATGGACGGGAAGATCCCCTTTGGCGCGATCGTCCGGCTGGTGCGCCAGGCGATGGACTCGGTCGGCGCCCGCCCGGCGCGCACCCTCGACGATGTGCTCGCCGCCGACGCGTCGGCGCGCATGTTCGTGCGCAAGGCGATGGGGT containing:
- the dxr gene encoding 1-deoxy-D-xylulose-5-phosphate reductoisomerase, giving the protein MARATRVIVLGSTGSIGRQTLEVVSSLNRLAFEDRFPRRVEIVGLAAGNDLNLLAEQAAAHGVGDVAIARDDDQAKDRLDPFRARHGADAAERLVREVDCDIVVSAIVGFAGLRATLAAVEKGAHVALANKETLVAAGSVVTDAARRSGARLLPVDSEHSGVWQCLMGVPFDTPPASGRGQGEGLVPPCALPEAVSRVTLTASGGALRDWPLEKLELATAKDALAHPTWAMGPKVTIDCASLMNKAFELIEAHWLFGLRSDRLGAILHPQSIVHAMVETADGSVLAQMGSPDMRTPIQIALTWPDRAPVAHTPLDLAKLSTLEFRPIDERRYPAYALAREVMDAPEDKGTLGAIMNAANEEAVAAFMDGKIPFGAIVRLVRQAMDSVGARPARTLDDVLAADASARMFVRKAMG